Proteins from a single region of Pleurocapsa minor HA4230-MV1:
- a CDS encoding anthranilate phosphoribosyltransferase family protein yields the protein MSNEFRELLKRVGSGTHTSKNLTRAEAATATEMMLLQTATPAQIGAFMIAHRIKRPTPEELAGILDTFDRLSHKLEIFPAHQYQPVVLGTPYDGRSRTVPVTIITALILATANVPVILHGGDCLPTKYGIPLVEIWQQLGVDFSSLNLAQAQSVYNQTNLGFSYLPQHFPAARSFVTFREQIGKRPPFATAELVWCPIAGEAHLVAGFVHPPTEERFRETFKLRGTKNYTLVKGLEGSCDLSQNRTGIMALSQPEGDFERLLLDPHKYGLSGSDLTFESNAQAIALIKETIQGEKNQLLSAAILNGGFYLWRFKITPTLESGFALAEQMLTTAKVAHKLSELQSVSNEQ from the coding sequence ATGAGCAATGAGTTTCGAGAATTACTGAAAAGAGTCGGCAGCGGGACTCATACTAGCAAAAACTTAACCCGTGCCGAAGCAGCCACTGCTACAGAAATGATGCTGTTACAGACAGCCACCCCCGCTCAAATAGGCGCATTTATGATTGCCCATCGGATCAAGCGCCCAACACCAGAAGAATTAGCGGGTATTTTAGATACATTCGATCGATTAAGTCATAAGCTAGAAATTTTTCCTGCTCATCAATATCAGCCTGTGGTTTTAGGTACTCCCTATGATGGGCGATCGCGTACCGTTCCTGTAACCATAATTACGGCGCTAATTTTGGCTACGGCTAATGTCCCTGTAATATTGCATGGTGGCGACTGTCTGCCAACCAAATACGGCATTCCCCTAGTTGAAATTTGGCAGCAGTTGGGAGTAGATTTTTCCAGCTTAAATCTAGCTCAGGCGCAGAGTGTTTACAATCAAACTAATCTTGGTTTCAGCTATCTCCCGCAACATTTTCCTGCTGCTCGCAGCTTTGTTACTTTTCGCGAGCAAATTGGCAAACGTCCTCCTTTTGCCACCGCAGAACTAGTCTGGTGTCCGATTGCTGGGGAGGCTCATCTAGTAGCTGGATTTGTGCATCCCCCCACAGAAGAGCGTTTTCGAGAAACTTTTAAGCTTAGAGGAACTAAAAACTATACTTTAGTCAAAGGCTTAGAAGGTAGTTGCGATCTTTCTCAAAACCGCACGGGAATCATGGCCTTAAGTCAGCCAGAGGGAGATTTTGAACGTCTTTTGCTAGATCCCCATAAATATGGCTTGAGCGGTTCTGATCTGACATTTGAATCAAATGCTCAAGCGATCGCTTTAATTAAAGAAACTATTCAAGGTGAGAAGAATCAACTATTATCTGCCGCAATTTTAAATGGCGGTTTCTATCTGTGGCGTTTTAAAATTACGCCTACTTTGGAATCAGGCTTTGCTTTAGCGGAACAGATGTTGACCACCGCAAAAGTTGCCCACAAACTATCTGAGCTTCAATCAGTAAGCAATGAACAGTAA
- a CDS encoding methylmalonic aciduria and homocystinuria type D protein — MRSPLRLNLLNPSSGKAVDVCVASPHQFAIEHQQQLLPDWETPLSYLILVLQQSAISLQESTVLVAAEKERLRAEFICFGCNVIFTLRDRGYSSDLFDPRTGYPLLAPQDMTWDDNAAVKALLNYPVVNHQQCSLITHPIWEHHVYPSTIATTAPQALLISSLKQAIVSQNWQLQELLTDQIM; from the coding sequence ATGCGATCTCCACTTAGGCTAAATCTCCTCAATCCATCATCAGGAAAAGCAGTTGATGTCTGCGTAGCATCTCCCCACCAGTTTGCGATCGAACATCAACAACAGCTATTACCAGATTGGGAAACTCCTCTAAGCTATTTAATTTTAGTTTTACAACAATCAGCTATTTCTCTGCAAGAATCTACTGTCTTAGTTGCAGCAGAAAAGGAGCGACTACGAGCAGAATTTATATGTTTTGGCTGTAATGTAATTTTCACCTTACGCGATCGAGGATATAGCAGCGATTTATTCGATCCTCGTACTGGTTATCCCCTACTAGCTCCTCAAGACATGACCTGGGATGATAATGCAGCGGTCAAAGCTCTACTTAACTATCCTGTAGTAAACCATCAACAATGTTCTTTAATTACCCATCCCATTTGGGAGCATCATGTATATCCTTCGACCATTGCCACCACTGCACCTCAAGCTCTGCTCATCTCAAGTTTGAAACAAGCGATCGTCAGTCAAAATTGGCAGCTTCAAGAATTGCTAACTGACCAAATCATGTGA
- a CDS encoding RNA-binding protein, which translates to MSIYVGNLNYEVSPEDLSEVFSEYGKVKRVHLPTDRETGRKRGFGFVEMETEAEEDKAIETLDGAEWMGREIKVNKARPRETRSSFGGGGRRDRF; encoded by the coding sequence ATGTCAATTTACGTTGGTAATCTCAACTATGAGGTTAGCCCAGAAGATTTAAGCGAAGTATTTTCAGAATACGGTAAAGTTAAACGAGTTCATCTTCCTACTGATCGTGAAACAGGTCGCAAACGCGGTTTCGGCTTTGTAGAAATGGAAACAGAAGCAGAAGAGGATAAAGCAATTGAGACTCTAGATGGAGCAGAATGGATGGGTCGCGAGATCAAAGTCAATAAGGCAAGACCTCGCGAAACCAGAAGTTCTTTCGGTGGTGGTGGTCGTCGAGATCGCTTCTAA
- a CDS encoding phosphorylase: MEKSVNQPTARFLLQPGTLWSKTTEQTKLARQCGALKSIETEYHLIQQQDISFVVRTLSNLARKEQASKKQHQQEHQTGQKIDPFLPYESDLFVGDLSPSHLCLLNKFNVVNNHLLIVTRDFESQTDLLNLQDFTALWHCLQEIDGLAFFNGGKTAGASQSHKHLQLIPLPFLPNVMHRPLEEAIANITFKNSLGQLDSFPFRHGIATLNISNHHSPTVAAEIMLQRYQALLNHVGFEIDPQTQQQPGAYNFLATREWMMIVPRSRESFQNIPINSLGFAGSLFVRDQSSLQLLKELTPLKLLTEVALT; this comes from the coding sequence ATGGAAAAATCTGTAAATCAACCCACAGCTAGATTTTTACTACAGCCTGGTACTTTATGGTCAAAAACTACTGAGCAGACGAAACTTGCTCGTCAATGTGGTGCGCTCAAGTCTATTGAAACTGAGTATCATTTGATCCAGCAGCAAGATATCTCTTTTGTAGTTCGGACTCTATCTAATTTAGCTCGCAAAGAACAAGCAAGTAAAAAACAGCATCAACAGGAACATCAAACTGGTCAGAAAATAGATCCTTTTTTGCCTTATGAAAGCGATCTATTTGTCGGCGATCTTTCTCCTTCTCATCTTTGCTTGCTGAACAAGTTTAATGTGGTCAATAATCATTTGCTGATTGTGACTCGCGATTTTGAATCCCAAACAGATTTGCTTAATCTACAGGATTTTACTGCGTTGTGGCATTGTCTACAGGAAATAGATGGACTGGCATTTTTCAACGGTGGCAAAACCGCTGGTGCGTCCCAAAGTCATAAGCATTTACAGCTGATTCCCCTGCCTTTTCTCCCCAATGTAATGCATCGACCTTTAGAAGAGGCGATCGCCAACATCACATTTAAAAATTCTTTAGGTCAATTAGACAGTTTTCCCTTTCGTCATGGAATTGCGACTTTAAATATCTCGAACCATCATTCCCCCACAGTAGCAGCAGAAATTATGCTGCAAAGATATCAGGCTTTATTAAATCATGTGGGGTTTGAGATCGATCCCCAGACTCAGCAACAACCTGGAGCATATAACTTTTTAGCAACTAGAGAATGGATGATGATCGTACCGCGATCGCGTGAATCCTTCCAAAATATTCCGATTAATTCCCTTGGCTTTGCTGGCTCTTTGTTTGTCCGCGATCAATCTTCCCTACAATTACTTAAAGAGCTAACTCCTCTGAAATTACTCACTGAAGTTGCCTTAACTTAA
- a CDS encoding bifunctional riboflavin kinase/FAD synthetase → MFITSSIEQIKTPTAIALGNFDGIHQGHRAVLRPIINSFKSTQQPHIYPTVVSFTPHPREFFTGGKLQLLTPIPQKAELLSDLGIEQLVLLPFDRGLASLTPEQFVEQIIVKQLQAVFISVGVDFRFGYQRKGTGTDLKNIAADYGIEVQLNSLHKYGDRYQQQVRVSSSLIRQALAAGDMKTANLMLDRPYSLWGKVVTGQQLGRTIGFPTANLQLAPEKFLPRFGVYAVDVFFEQTTEQTTIKGVMNIGCRPTVAGAVPTIEVHLLNWSGDLYGQSLKVNLMQFIRPEQKFDSLEALKQQIKQDCQLVLESS, encoded by the coding sequence GTGTTTATAACATCCTCAATCGAACAAATCAAAACCCCTACAGCGATCGCCCTTGGCAATTTTGATGGTATTCATCAAGGACATCGCGCTGTCTTGCGACCAATTATTAATTCGTTTAAGTCTACGCAGCAACCCCATATATATCCGACTGTAGTTAGTTTTACTCCTCACCCCCGCGAGTTCTTTACAGGAGGAAAATTACAGCTATTAACCCCCATTCCGCAAAAAGCAGAATTATTATCAGATCTAGGTATTGAGCAATTAGTCTTATTACCCTTCGATCGCGGTTTAGCATCCCTGACTCCCGAACAGTTTGTCGAACAGATTATAGTCAAACAACTACAAGCTGTTTTTATTAGTGTTGGTGTAGATTTTCGTTTTGGCTATCAAAGAAAAGGCACTGGAACAGATCTGAAAAATATTGCTGCTGATTATGGCATTGAAGTACAGCTGAATTCATTACATAAATATGGCGATCGCTATCAGCAACAAGTTCGTGTCAGTAGCTCTTTGATTCGTCAGGCATTAGCAGCAGGAGACATGAAAACTGCTAACTTGATGTTAGATAGACCATATAGTCTATGGGGAAAAGTAGTTACAGGACAACAGCTAGGTCGTACCATCGGCTTTCCTACAGCAAATTTACAGTTAGCTCCCGAAAAGTTCTTACCGCGCTTTGGAGTATATGCCGTGGATGTTTTTTTCGAGCAAACAACCGAGCAAACCACAATTAAAGGCGTGATGAATATTGGTTGTCGTCCTACCGTAGCAGGAGCAGTTCCAACTATTGAAGTACATCTGCTCAATTGGTCGGGAGATCTCTATGGTCAGTCTCTTAAGGTAAACTTGATGCAGTTTATTCGACCAGAACAAAAGTTCGATTCATTAGAAGCATTGAAGCAGCAAATTAAACAAGATTGTCAATTAGTGTTAGAAAGCTCTTAA
- a CDS encoding SDR family oxidoreductase: protein MSSTALITGASQGIGKATALLFAKNGYDLIITARTKDKLDSTAEQIKSYGRQVLAVTTDVSDRSAVAELVNLGIKQFSAIDVLINNAGICMNAPMAETSIEDWEKIINVNLWGYIYTIKALLPHFITRKQGNIINVGSFGGKVPLPNMTAYCTSKYAITGLTETLRLELQPQGIHVSGIHPSVTNSDFLERAVFRDRDPQAEQKRRQAMEKMLTSPLASKPEDVAQAIWDAVKHPQAEVIVGSAKVPSFLHRLFPSVTQGILQLTTKSNLI, encoded by the coding sequence ATGTCTTCTACTGCTTTAATTACTGGTGCATCTCAAGGGATTGGCAAAGCTACCGCTTTATTGTTTGCCAAAAATGGCTACGATCTAATTATTACCGCCCGAACTAAAGATAAATTGGATTCTACTGCCGAACAAATAAAAAGTTATGGCAGACAAGTATTAGCTGTTACCACAGATGTAAGCGATCGCTCTGCGGTAGCAGAATTAGTCAATTTGGGCATCAAACAATTTTCGGCGATCGATGTTTTGATTAATAACGCTGGGATATGCATGAATGCGCCGATGGCCGAGACTAGTATTGAAGATTGGGAAAAAATTATTAACGTCAACCTCTGGGGATATATTTACACCATCAAAGCATTGTTACCCCATTTCATAACTAGAAAGCAGGGCAATATAATTAACGTCGGCTCTTTTGGGGGCAAAGTTCCCTTACCCAATATGACCGCCTACTGTACTAGCAAATATGCTATTACGGGTTTAACCGAAACTTTGCGTTTAGAATTGCAACCTCAAGGTATCCATGTTTCGGGGATACATCCTAGCGTCACTAATAGCGATTTTCTAGAACGTGCAGTTTTTAGAGATCGCGATCCTCAAGCAGAACAAAAGCGTCGTCAAGCAATGGAAAAGATGCTCACTAGTCCTTTAGCTAGTAAACCAGAAGATGTTGCTCAAGCTATTTGGGATGCAGTTAAACATCCTCAAGCCGAAGTAATAGTTGGTTCGGCAAAAGTCCCCTCTTTCTTGCATCGATTGTTTCCCAGTGTCACTCAAGGAATATTACAGCTAACTACGAAATCTAATCTAATTTAG
- a CDS encoding glycoside hydrolase family 9 protein gives MYLNFNLSKKPKFKQILAGVMAFVLVALTSLPSVSSESINYGEALQKSILFYEAQQTGKLPEWNRFPWRGDSTPKDGEDVGLDLTGGWVDAGDNVKFNFPLAFAVVNLAWGGIEYYSAYQASGQLEHLSQNIKWATDYLLSSFANDNPGSYVLYGQVGNGELDHNWWGPLEVVHYEMERPAYKIDTTCPGTDLAAETSAALASSSIFFRNNGETEYANLLVQKAERLFDFANTYRGKYSDCLKEANPFYTSNNGYQDELVWGAIWLYKAKQAQGVDSEYLAKAESEYVQMSKPYNYTYQFDDKSYGTYVLLAQLTGKEEYRQRAEAWLDFWTVGYQGEKITYTPGGLAFLVKWASLVLSANTSFVGFIYSDWLKSQGQIEQAQRYFDFGVSQIDYILGQNPAQRSYQIGYGKNSPQNPHHRTAHGSWLNNMSDPVETRNLLMGALVGGPDEQDNWSDDRTDWVMNEVGVGYNAAFTGALAKMYAEFGQEPLAEITFPAVNQPEIYVESQIKEIESATELTLSIVNQSHAPARGIENPVLRIFYQAKSQQPGNISVSALSPNCPVNSVAQPVKLEDGTFSTQVSCEGTVIYPGGEEDYKKQIMVKLTHESGNNGGWFGSLSGIFTKPMQITKISLFDRDELLWESQL, from the coding sequence ATGTATTTAAACTTCAACTTGAGCAAAAAACCCAAATTCAAGCAAATATTAGCGGGAGTGATGGCGTTTGTCTTGGTTGCTTTGACCTCGTTACCGAGCGTCAGCTCAGAGAGCATAAACTATGGCGAAGCACTACAAAAATCGATTTTATTTTATGAAGCACAACAGACGGGCAAACTACCAGAGTGGAATCGTTTTCCCTGGCGGGGAGATTCTACTCCCAAAGATGGGGAGGATGTTGGCTTAGATCTCACTGGCGGTTGGGTTGATGCAGGGGATAACGTCAAGTTTAATTTTCCTTTGGCGTTTGCGGTGGTTAATTTAGCTTGGGGTGGCATTGAATATTACTCTGCTTATCAAGCATCTGGTCAGCTAGAGCATTTATCGCAGAATATTAAATGGGCTACGGATTATTTACTCAGTTCTTTTGCTAATGATAATCCTGGGTCATATGTTCTTTATGGACAGGTGGGTAATGGTGAGCTAGATCACAACTGGTGGGGGCCATTAGAGGTGGTGCATTACGAAATGGAGCGCCCAGCCTACAAAATTGATACCACTTGTCCTGGGACGGATTTAGCGGCGGAAACTTCTGCTGCTCTAGCTTCTAGCTCTATTTTCTTTCGTAATAATGGTGAGACGGAATATGCTAATCTACTAGTGCAAAAAGCCGAACGACTATTCGATTTTGCTAATACCTATCGGGGTAAATATTCTGATTGTCTTAAAGAGGCTAATCCTTTTTATACCTCTAACAATGGCTATCAAGATGAGTTAGTTTGGGGGGCAATTTGGTTATATAAAGCCAAACAAGCTCAAGGTGTGGATTCAGAATATTTAGCTAAGGCGGAGTCTGAGTATGTCCAGATGAGCAAACCCTATAACTATACTTATCAGTTTGATGATAAATCTTATGGGACTTATGTTTTACTCGCTCAATTAACAGGCAAGGAAGAATATCGGCAACGAGCTGAAGCTTGGTTGGATTTTTGGACTGTCGGCTATCAGGGCGAGAAAATCACCTATACTCCAGGTGGTTTAGCTTTCTTAGTTAAATGGGCTTCTCTGGTTTTAAGTGCCAATACTAGTTTTGTCGGTTTTATTTATAGTGATTGGCTCAAATCCCAAGGGCAAATCGAGCAAGCACAGCGTTATTTTGATTTTGGCGTTAGTCAAATTGACTATATACTCGGTCAAAATCCTGCCCAACGCAGCTACCAAATCGGCTATGGTAAAAATTCGCCTCAAAACCCTCACCATCGCACTGCTCATGGAAGCTGGCTCAACAATATGTCTGACCCAGTAGAAACTCGTAACCTCTTGATGGGTGCTTTGGTAGGTGGCCCAGATGAGCAAGATAACTGGTCAGACGATCGCACTGATTGGGTTATGAATGAAGTAGGTGTAGGGTACAATGCAGCTTTTACAGGGGCTTTAGCTAAGATGTATGCTGAATTTGGCCAAGAACCGCTAGCAGAAATAACTTTTCCCGCAGTAAATCAACCAGAAATTTATGTTGAATCTCAAATTAAAGAAATTGAATCAGCCACTGAATTAACTCTTTCGATTGTCAATCAGTCCCATGCTCCTGCTAGAGGGATTGAAAATCCTGTCTTACGGATATTTTACCAAGCCAAGTCTCAACAGCCAGGAAATATATCTGTATCTGCACTATCCCCAAACTGTCCTGTTAATTCTGTAGCTCAACCAGTCAAGCTAGAAGATGGTACTTTCTCGACTCAAGTAAGCTGTGAAGGCACAGTGATTTATCCAGGGGGAGAAGAAGACTACAAAAAGCAAATTATGGTTAAACTCACCCATGAATCAGGTAACAATGGCGGTTGGTTTGGTAGCTTGAGCGGCATATTTACTAAGCCGATGCAAATTACCAAGATTTCTTTGTTCGATCGCGACGAACTACTCTGGGAATCACAACTGTAA
- the lpdA gene encoding dihydrolipoyl dehydrogenase — MSEFDYDLIIIGAGVGGHGAALHAVKSGLKTAIIEAGDMGGTCVNRGCIPSKALLAASGRVRELGDRHHLQDLGIQLGDVQFERQAIADHATNLVNKIQGDLTNSLKRLKVDIIRGWGELAGTQKVKVSSDAGDQTYTAKEIMLCPGSIPFVPKGVEIDGQTVFTSDNAVKLESLPNWIAIIGSGYIGLEFSDVYTALGCEVTMIEALDTLMPGFDPDIAKIAKKVLLDQRDIETYKGVFATKITPGTPVQIELTDAKTKEVVEVLEVDACLVATGRIPATKKLGLETLAVEIDRRGFIPVNDKMQVLRDGKPVPHLWAVGDATGKMMLAHAASGQGVIAIENMCGADKEIDYRCIPAAAFTHPEISYVGLTEAQAKEEGEKSGWQVATVKSFYKGNSKALAEGETEGVAKIIYRQDTGELLGVHIIGIHASDLIQEAANAIAQRESVQNLSFNIHTHPTLSEVLDEAYKRAQVVGV, encoded by the coding sequence ATGAGTGAGTTTGATTACGATTTAATTATTATTGGCGCGGGGGTTGGTGGTCACGGTGCAGCACTACACGCGGTTAAAAGCGGTTTAAAAACAGCAATTATTGAGGCGGGTGACATGGGTGGTACTTGTGTCAACCGTGGCTGTATTCCTTCTAAAGCCTTACTGGCTGCTTCTGGTAGAGTTAGAGAATTGGGCGATCGCCATCACCTCCAAGATCTGGGAATTCAACTGGGAGATGTGCAGTTTGAACGTCAGGCGATCGCCGATCATGCTACCAATTTGGTTAATAAGATTCAAGGGGATTTAACTAACAGTCTCAAGCGTCTCAAGGTGGATATCATTCGTGGCTGGGGGGAGCTGGCAGGAACCCAAAAGGTTAAAGTATCAAGTGATGCTGGGGATCAAACCTATACAGCGAAAGAAATTATGCTTTGCCCTGGATCTATCCCTTTTGTCCCTAAAGGTGTCGAAATTGATGGTCAAACTGTTTTTACCAGCGATAATGCAGTCAAATTAGAGTCCCTTCCTAACTGGATTGCGATTATTGGTAGTGGCTATATTGGCTTGGAATTTTCTGATGTATATACAGCTTTGGGTTGCGAAGTAACCATGATTGAAGCCCTGGACACTTTAATGCCTGGTTTCGATCCTGATATTGCCAAAATTGCCAAAAAAGTGCTTCTCGATCAGCGAGATATTGAAACCTACAAGGGTGTCTTTGCCACTAAAATTACGCCTGGTACACCTGTCCAGATTGAATTAACCGATGCCAAAACTAAAGAGGTAGTAGAAGTCTTAGAAGTAGATGCTTGTTTAGTCGCTACTGGACGTATTCCCGCCACTAAAAAACTCGGTCTAGAAACTTTAGCTGTTGAAATCGATCGACGAGGCTTTATACCCGTCAACGATAAAATGCAGGTATTACGTGACGGCAAACCTGTACCTCATCTTTGGGCGGTAGGAGATGCTACGGGTAAAATGATGCTGGCTCATGCTGCTTCAGGACAAGGAGTAATTGCGATCGAAAATATGTGTGGCGCAGACAAGGAAATAGACTATCGTTGTATTCCCGCTGCTGCCTTTACTCATCCTGAAATTAGCTATGTGGGCTTAACCGAAGCACAAGCTAAGGAAGAAGGCGAAAAATCAGGCTGGCAAGTAGCTACAGTCAAGTCTTTCTATAAAGGTAACTCCAAAGCTCTAGCCGAAGGCGAAACTGAAGGTGTGGCTAAAATTATTTATCGTCAGGATACAGGAGAATTACTAGGAGTACATATCATTGGTATCCATGCTTCCGACTTAATTCAGGAAGCAGCAAATGCGATCGCCCAGCGAGAATCTGTGCAAAATCTCTCTTTTAATATTCATACTCATCCCACCCTCTCGGAGGTACTCGATGAAGCCTATAAACGCGCTCAAGTAGTTGGTGTTTAG
- the hisF gene encoding imidazole glycerol phosphate synthase subunit HisF, translated as MLAKRILPCLDVNAGRVVKGVNFVDLKDAGDPVELAKVYNDAGADELVFLDITATHEDRGTIVDVVYRTAEQVFIPLTVGGGIQSLEDIKILLRAGADKVSINSAAVRQPELINHASDRFGKQCIVVAIDARRRVDRNNPGWDVYVRGGRKNTGIDAIAWATEMAQRGAGELLVTSMDADGTQAGYDLNLTRTIAEHVEIPVIASGGAGSCQHIYDAFDRGKAEAALLASLLHFGQLSVKEIKLYLQERQVPIRMT; from the coding sequence ATGCTTGCTAAACGAATTTTACCTTGTCTTGACGTAAACGCTGGGCGAGTGGTGAAGGGGGTTAATTTTGTCGATCTCAAAGATGCGGGAGATCCTGTCGAACTAGCTAAAGTCTACAATGATGCAGGAGCAGATGAGCTAGTCTTTCTAGATATTACAGCTACCCATGAAGATCGAGGAACAATTGTTGATGTTGTATATCGCACTGCCGAACAAGTGTTTATTCCTCTGACTGTTGGTGGAGGAATTCAATCCTTAGAAGATATTAAAATTTTGTTACGAGCTGGTGCAGATAAAGTGAGTATCAACTCCGCAGCAGTTCGCCAGCCAGAGTTAATTAATCATGCAAGCGATCGCTTTGGCAAACAGTGTATCGTCGTGGCAATTGATGCTCGTAGACGAGTTGATCGTAATAATCCTGGCTGGGATGTTTATGTCCGTGGAGGACGCAAAAATACGGGTATAGACGCGATCGCTTGGGCGACAGAAATGGCTCAACGGGGAGCTGGAGAACTCTTGGTAACCAGCATGGACGCTGATGGAACTCAAGCAGGATACGATTTAAACTTGACCCGAACTATTGCCGAACACGTAGAAATTCCTGTAATTGCCTCTGGTGGAGCGGGAAGCTGTCAACATATTTATGACGCTTTTGATCGGGGAAAAGCCGAAGCTGCTTTGTTGGCATCGTTACTACATTTTGGTCAACTAAGCGTCAAAGAAATCAAATTATATTTACAGGAGCGTCAAGTTCCCATCCGCATGACCTAA
- a CDS encoding ribulose bisphosphate carboxylase small subunit, with protein MKTLPKERRYETLSYLPPLTDQQIAKQIDFMIDQGYIPGVEFEKDPTPELHHWTLWKLPLFDARSSQEVLNEVRECRSEYSDCYIRVVGFDNIKQCQTVSFIVYKPNSQNRY; from the coding sequence ATGAAAACTTTACCTAAAGAGCGTCGTTACGAAACCCTTTCATATCTACCACCTTTAACAGATCAGCAAATCGCTAAACAGATCGATTTTATGATCGATCAAGGTTATATCCCTGGTGTAGAATTTGAAAAAGATCCTACTCCCGAGTTGCACCACTGGACTTTGTGGAAATTGCCTTTATTTGATGCTCGTAGTTCTCAAGAAGTATTAAACGAAGTGCGCGAGTGCCGTTCTGAATACTCTGATTGTTATATTCGAGTAGTTGGTTTTGACAACATCAAGCAATGCCAAACTGTTAGCTTTATTGTTTACAAGCCTAACAGTCAAAATCGTTACTAA
- a CDS encoding chaperonin family protein RbcX, with translation MQPQDIAKETAKVIQNYLTFKAVQLVIAQLAETNPQESIWLRQYSSGGKLRDAEAYIQEIMSEPRGKELALRIMTVRADIAEQTLEFLPEIVAVGIKESNLAHRRHLLERLTQTSDEALNQDASEATEETEDSD, from the coding sequence ATGCAACCTCAAGATATTGCCAAAGAGACGGCAAAAGTTATCCAAAACTATTTAACCTTTAAAGCAGTGCAGCTAGTCATTGCCCAATTAGCCGAAACTAATCCTCAAGAATCTATCTGGCTCAGACAGTATTCTTCAGGGGGAAAATTACGAGATGCCGAAGCCTATATTCAGGAGATTATGTCCGAACCTAGAGGCAAAGAACTTGCTCTACGGATTATGACTGTTCGTGCTGATATAGCAGAGCAAACTCTCGAATTTTTGCCAGAAATAGTCGCAGTTGGAATTAAAGAAAGTAATTTGGCTCATCGTCGTCATCTTTTGGAACGTCTTACCCAAACATCAGATGAAGCATTAAATCAAGATGCTTCAGAAGCAACGGAAGAAACCGAAGATTCTGATTAG